The proteins below are encoded in one region of Clostridium estertheticum:
- a CDS encoding 4Fe-4S dicluster domain-containing protein, which yields MDKITQKIRETAKLALENGEVEKIIGWEKGDTFDDSYPVFITDVDKVDSLVWDCFCVNNLSKYLLNELKDNKKVGIFLKGCDSLGFNQLINDNRVDRSKVVVYGIGCPGMIDPEKVKKEGLDKGLLSVKRSGDEIIFVKKDGEKKVTSKEFEYDKCIRCRRPNPVVYDQLMSDTVTREVDPLERFKEVEKLEALTDKERSDFWAAQFSKCIRCNACRNICPACSCVKCIFDNDKVDVSGKANVESEEQFYHIIRAYHVGGRCVDCGECSRVCPANIPLYLLNSKIMKDINELYGEYDAGVDPTKQAPIGMFKLDDSDSFTSHRGGKK from the coding sequence ATGGATAAGATAACACAAAAAATAAGAGAGACCGCAAAATTAGCCCTAGAAAATGGGGAAGTAGAAAAAATTATAGGCTGGGAAAAGGGAGATACATTTGATGATTCTTATCCCGTATTTATAACAGATGTTGATAAAGTAGATTCTTTAGTATGGGATTGTTTCTGCGTTAATAATCTAAGTAAATATTTGCTTAATGAATTAAAAGATAATAAAAAAGTAGGTATATTTTTAAAAGGATGCGATTCCCTTGGATTTAACCAACTTATAAATGACAACAGAGTAGATCGAAGCAAGGTTGTTGTTTATGGAATAGGTTGTCCTGGGATGATTGACCCAGAAAAAGTAAAAAAAGAAGGATTAGATAAAGGCCTTTTAAGTGTTAAAAGATCTGGGGATGAAATCATATTTGTAAAAAAAGATGGTGAAAAGAAGGTTACCTCAAAGGAATTTGAATATGATAAATGCATTAGATGTAGACGACCTAATCCTGTAGTGTATGATCAGTTAATGTCGGATACGGTAACTAGAGAAGTAGATCCACTAGAACGGTTTAAAGAGGTAGAAAAACTTGAAGCTCTAACTGATAAAGAAAGATCTGATTTTTGGGCAGCTCAATTTTCAAAATGCATAAGATGTAATGCTTGTCGTAATATATGTCCTGCATGTAGTTGCGTAAAATGTATTTTTGACAACGATAAAGTTGATGTATCAGGTAAAGCAAATGTAGAAAGCGAAGAGCAGTTTTATCATATTATTAGGGCTTACCACGTTGGTGGTCGTTGCGTGGACTGTGGAGAATGTAGCAGAGTATGTCCAGCGAATATACCGCTTTACCTATTAAATAGTAAAATAATGAAAGATATAAATGAGCTTTATGGTGAATATGATGCGGGAGTAGATCCAACTAAACAAGCCCCAATCGGAATGTTTAAACTGGATGATAGTGATTCATTTACATCACACAGAGGTGGGAAAAAATGA
- a CDS encoding 4Fe-4S dicluster domain-containing protein: MMKKILKNKFSDLFSKIDESYELFLPIEVDGKVNFDMWKQGDTVNVEKLKTNISPKSFIFPQSETYLKFKRDGKKLELDNVGGKKEEYVLFGVRHCDARSFKLLDNVFLSDPVDALYEERREKGTIVSMACFNPAETCFCSSFGIEPQTASKEVDVNTWDIGDSILWDPQTQKGENLTKQLKDILEDVTEQDKSELNALQEATNDKLKELPLANLDPKKITGELNELFESEIWGELSQRCLGCGSCTYVCPTCHCYDISDFKGDTSGERFRCWDSCMFSDFTLMAHGNIRKTQKERFRQRFMHKLVYYPNNNEGVYACVGCGRCVEKCPVHLDIVKVIKKLGGE, translated from the coding sequence ATGATGAAGAAAATATTAAAGAATAAGTTTTCGGATCTTTTTAGTAAAATTGATGAATCTTATGAACTGTTTTTGCCTATTGAAGTGGATGGAAAAGTAAACTTTGATATGTGGAAACAAGGAGATACGGTGAATGTAGAAAAACTGAAAACTAATATTTCACCAAAAAGTTTTATTTTCCCACAAAGTGAAACCTACTTAAAGTTTAAAAGGGACGGAAAGAAACTTGAACTAGACAATGTAGGAGGAAAAAAAGAGGAGTATGTATTGTTTGGAGTAAGGCATTGCGATGCAAGGAGCTTTAAGCTACTTGACAATGTATTTCTCAGTGATCCTGTAGATGCTTTATACGAAGAAAGGCGAGAAAAAGGAACTATCGTTTCCATGGCCTGTTTTAATCCTGCGGAAACTTGCTTTTGTAGTTCATTTGGGATTGAGCCACAAACAGCTTCGAAGGAAGTTGATGTTAACACATGGGATATTGGGGATAGCATACTTTGGGATCCACAAACTCAAAAAGGTGAAAACTTAACAAAGCAATTAAAGGATATTTTAGAAGATGTTACTGAACAGGATAAAAGTGAATTAAATGCATTACAAGAGGCTACAAATGATAAGTTAAAAGAGCTTCCTTTAGCAAACCTAGACCCTAAAAAAATAACGGGTGAGCTTAATGAGTTATTTGAATCTGAAATTTGGGGAGAACTTAGTCAGCGGTGCTTAGGATGTGGTTCATGTACTTATGTATGTCCTACTTGTCATTGTTATGATATTTCTGACTTTAAAGGGGATACATCTGGAGAAAGATTCCGTTGCTGGGATTCATGTATGTTCTCGGATTTTACTCTTATGGCACATGGAAATATCAGAAAAACGCAGAAGGAAAGATTCAGGCAGCGTTTCATGCATAAGCTTGTTTATTATCCCAATAATAATGAGGGTGTATATGCTTGCGTTGGATGTGGAAGGTGCGTTGAAAAATGTCCAGTTCACTTGGATATTGTTAAAGTAATTAAAAAGTTGGGTGGTGAATAA
- a CDS encoding FAD/NAD(P)-binding protein, with protein sequence MSCTCNEHEHVNPLMPEIAEIIDVRKDTHDVTTFRVTKPGGGKPFEHMPGQCAMISVPPLGEAIFSITSSPTQKDYMEFSVKRCGVVTEYLHGLEVGSEIGIRGPYGNNFPVNDELKGKDLLFIGGGIGLAPIRSVINYVMDNRENYGKVDILYGSRSPEDLVFQKDIFENWPSRPNTEVHLTVDREAEGWEGHVGFVPSYVKEIGFDTNKVALLCGPPIMIKYTLQTLMEIGFKKDQVYTTLELKMKCGVGKCGRCNIGDKYVCKDGPVFRCDEIDELPDEY encoded by the coding sequence ATGAGCTGTACTTGTAATGAACATGAACATGTGAACCCTTTAATGCCAGAAATAGCTGAGATAATTGATGTTAGAAAAGATACACATGATGTAACTACTTTTAGAGTTACAAAACCTGGTGGTGGAAAACCATTTGAACATATGCCAGGTCAATGTGCAATGATTTCGGTTCCTCCACTTGGAGAAGCTATTTTCTCAATCACTTCTTCTCCAACGCAAAAAGATTATATGGAGTTTAGTGTAAAAAGATGTGGTGTGGTTACAGAATATCTACATGGTTTAGAGGTAGGCAGTGAAATCGGAATAAGAGGACCCTATGGAAATAATTTTCCTGTTAATGATGAACTAAAAGGAAAAGACCTTCTTTTCATCGGTGGTGGAATAGGTTTAGCACCTATTCGTTCTGTTATAAACTATGTAATGGATAATAGAGAAAATTACGGAAAGGTAGATATTCTATATGGATCAAGATCACCTGAAGATCTTGTTTTTCAAAAGGACATCTTTGAAAACTGGCCATCAAGGCCTAATACAGAGGTTCATTTAACTGTTGATAGAGAAGCCGAAGGGTGGGAAGGACATGTAGGATTTGTTCCATCTTACGTTAAAGAAATTGGATTTGATACAAATAAAGTAGCCTTGTTATGTGGGCCACCTATCATGATTAAATATACTCTTCAAACACTTATGGAAATAGGATTTAAGAAGGATCAGGTATACACAACTTTAGAATTAAAAATGAAATGCGGCGTAGGAAAATGTGGACGTTGTAATATTGGAGATAAATATGTGTGTAAAGATGGTCCAGTATTTAGATGTGATGAAATAGATGAACTTCCTGATGAATATTAA
- a CDS encoding 4Fe-4S dicluster domain-containing protein, whose product MSNKEMVEIYILNKKYSVPSSLTIMDSMEYAGYKLVRGCGCRGGFCGACSTIYRIKGKNELKVCLACQTKVEDGMYLTQLPFFPGDKRTYDMNELAPTADTMMKLYPEIYSCIGCNSCTKGCPQGLNVMQYIASAQRGDIEKCAHESFDCVMCGICASRCPAGITHYQVAMLARRLTGKYIAPETEDLTKRVKEIQEGTYDDSMKELMIKSIDELKELYNTRDITK is encoded by the coding sequence ATGTCCAATAAAGAAATGGTGGAAATATACATATTAAATAAAAAATATTCTGTACCTTCAAGCCTTACAATTATGGATTCGATGGAGTATGCAGGGTACAAATTAGTAAGAGGATGTGGATGTAGGGGCGGCTTTTGCGGTGCTTGTTCCACAATATATAGAATTAAAGGCAAGAATGAATTAAAGGTATGTTTAGCATGTCAAACTAAGGTTGAAGATGGTATGTATCTTACTCAATTACCATTTTTCCCTGGAGACAAAAGAACTTATGATATGAACGAACTAGCGCCAACGGCTGATACAATGATGAAGCTTTATCCTGAAATATATAGCTGTATTGGTTGTAATTCATGTACGAAGGGGTGCCCACAAGGTCTTAATGTTATGCAGTATATTGCCAGTGCTCAAAGAGGAGATATTGAGAAATGTGCTCATGAATCTTTTGATTGTGTTATGTGCGGAATTTGTGCATCTAGGTGCCCAGCAGGTATTACTCATTATCAAGTAGCGATGCTTGCTCGAAGACTTACAGGCAAATACATTGCTCCTGAAACAGAAGATTTGACAAAAAGGGTAAAAGAAATTCAAGAAGGCACTTATGATGATTCAATGAAAGAATTAATGATTAAAAGTATAGATGAATTAAAGGAATTATATAACACAAGAGATATTACAAAGTAA